In a genomic window of Virgibacillus sp. SK37:
- a CDS encoding GNAT family N-acetyltransferase, with product MLIRYKKNLEKIAMGLLSFMPEEKKDVKKLQQTIKEYETNPDWHLFLWKEEDDILGAVGLKIEDDINAVIQHVSVNPSHRNHGIGRKMVTEVNNLYQEKYAVCASEEVQQFYTKCDELDDQND from the coding sequence ATGTTAATTCGCTATAAGAAGAACTTAGAAAAAATTGCCATGGGTTTATTATCTTTTATGCCTGAGGAAAAAAAAGACGTGAAAAAATTACAGCAGACGATAAAAGAATATGAAACAAATCCAGATTGGCATCTTTTTTTATGGAAAGAAGAAGATGATATATTGGGTGCTGTAGGTTTAAAGATTGAAGATGATATTAATGCTGTTATTCAACACGTATCTGTCAATCCATCTCACCGAAATCATGGAATAGGTAGAAAAATGGTTACTGAAGTGAATAATCTATATCAAGAGAAATATGCTGTATGTGCAAGCGAAGAAGTACAACAGTTCTATACAAAATGTGACGAATTAGATGACCAGAATGATTAA
- a CDS encoding peptidylprolyl isomerase: MSKHGYILMENGNKIEFELYPNEAPNTVANFEKLANDNFYDGLTFHRVIDGFVSQGGCPVGNGTGSAGYTIKCETEGNPHKHVEGSLSMAHAGKDTGSCQFFIVHEAQPHLNGVHTVFGKVTSGIEHAKAMKNGDQMKEMKVFSE; encoded by the coding sequence ATGTCTAAACATGGTTATATCTTAATGGAAAATGGTAACAAAATTGAATTTGAATTATATCCAAATGAAGCACCAAACACAGTTGCGAACTTTGAAAAACTTGCTAACGATAACTTTTATGATGGATTAACTTTCCATAGAGTAATTGATGGATTTGTTAGCCAGGGTGGTTGTCCGGTTGGAAATGGGACTGGCTCTGCTGGGTACACGATAAAATGTGAAACAGAAGGAAATCCACATAAGCATGTAGAAGGTTCCTTATCTATGGCCCATGCAGGTAAAGATACAGGTAGCTGCCAATTCTTTATTGTGCATGAAGCTCAGCCACATCTCAATGGTGTTCACACTGTATTTGGTAAAGTAACTTCAGGTATTGAGCATGCCAAAGCAATGAAGAATGGGGACCAAATGAAAGAAATGAAAGTTTTTTCTGAGTAG
- the resA gene encoding thiol-disulfide oxidoreductase ResA, translated as MGLSLDKIRENKKAKKRNRLIFRSIILAILVGAVIFALVSHFQKDNAIYKAGDKAPDFQLQQINENNEQETIQLSDLKGKGVMLNFWGTWCEPCKDEMPYMQKLYPKYKEQGVEIVAVSLDATQLVVKRFIDEYGLTFPVPFDKSGEVKDLYKIGPIPSTLFINPEGEIVEVVEGALTLDRLEGYLQDIKPRS; from the coding sequence ATGGGCTTGAGCTTAGACAAAATTAGAGAAAATAAGAAAGCAAAGAAACGAAATCGCCTAATTTTTCGTTCCATTATACTAGCAATTTTGGTTGGTGCAGTTATATTTGCACTAGTTTCCCATTTTCAGAAAGATAATGCTATTTATAAAGCAGGCGACAAAGCACCAGATTTTCAGTTACAACAGATCAATGAAAATAATGAGCAAGAAACAATTCAACTTAGTGACTTAAAAGGAAAGGGAGTCATGTTAAACTTTTGGGGCACATGGTGTGAGCCTTGTAAAGATGAAATGCCTTACATGCAGAAGCTATATCCGAAATATAAAGAACAAGGGGTTGAGATTGTAGCTGTAAGTCTCGATGCTACTCAGTTGGTTGTTAAACGTTTCATCGATGAATATGGCCTTACATTTCCTGTTCCGTTTGATAAATCAGGTGAAGTAAAAGATCTGTATAAAATAGGCCCTATTCCAAGCACATTATTTATTAACCCTGAAGGTGAAATAGTTGAAGTTGTGGAAGGTGCTTTAACGTTAGACAGATTGGAAGGTTATTTACAGGATATTAAGCCGAGAAGCTAA
- a CDS encoding pseudouridine synthase: MTNSLERLQKVIAQSGVTSRRKAEQLIIDGKVKVNGKIIMELGTKVSQGDRIEIDGVPLEKEEPVYYMLYKPRGVISSVKDEKGRKVVTDLLGDIPERVFPVGRLDYDTSGLLLLTNDGEFANLLMHPKYQMEKVYVTKVKGLPTKKELGLLRKGVRDEGELLKAVRYDILSTDKNKNTSIIELTLQEGKNKHVRRMMDKLGYPVIKLKREKYGMLTLEGLQPGKYRPLTPKEVKQMRNLALENC, from the coding sequence ATGACAAACTCTTTAGAAAGACTTCAGAAGGTAATAGCACAAAGTGGAGTTACTTCCAGAAGAAAAGCGGAACAACTTATTATAGATGGAAAAGTTAAAGTAAATGGAAAAATAATTATGGAGTTGGGTACAAAGGTATCCCAAGGAGACCGAATAGAAATTGATGGTGTTCCTTTAGAAAAAGAAGAGCCTGTTTATTATATGCTTTACAAACCTAGAGGGGTTATTTCTAGCGTGAAGGATGAAAAAGGGAGGAAAGTAGTAACAGATTTACTTGGAGATATACCAGAGAGAGTTTTTCCTGTGGGCAGATTAGATTATGATACGTCTGGACTTCTTCTTCTTACAAATGATGGAGAGTTCGCTAATTTGCTAATGCATCCTAAATATCAAATGGAAAAAGTGTATGTAACAAAGGTTAAAGGTCTCCCAACAAAAAAAGAATTAGGATTACTGCGAAAAGGTGTTCGCGACGAAGGGGAATTATTGAAGGCTGTTCGGTATGACATCCTTTCAACAGACAAAAATAAAAATACTAGTATTATTGAATTGACCTTGCAGGAAGGAAAAAATAAACATGTACGTAGAATGATGGACAAGCTTGGCTATCCTGTTATTAAGCTTAAAAGAGAGAAGTATGGTATGTTAACACTGGAAGGCCTGCAACCGGGGAAATATCGGCCACTTACTCCCAAAGAAGTAAAACAAATGAGAAATCTTGCATTAGAAAATTGTTAA
- a CDS encoding D-alanyl-D-alanine carboxypeptidase family protein, with translation MRYIILTIIILSIIAFPTVGQASPAVSANNAILMEASTGRVLFEKNAYERQSIASITKIMTAIIAIESGKLDKKVTASRKAVYTEGSSIYLEQGEKMTLEDLLYGLMLRSGNDAAVAISEYVGGSEEGFTFLMNEKAKWLGMNDSNFMNPHGLDAKEHYSSAYDMALLTKYAMGNKKFRAISGEETYLSDSRTYSWRNKNKLLTQYYEYCTGGKTGYTKKTGRTLVTTAEKDGLELIAVTLDAPDDWNDHIQLFEWGFKNYKMKTLEKKGEKLYKLDDINDLSSGYIRDDLEYPLTEDETNEVVQKNVLLAKAKQSPNQPIGKSVFYLNNQPILQAAVYKNPNRRELAADLKLMIEKVMGMNSLW, from the coding sequence ATGCGATATATCATACTTACGATTATTATTCTGTCTATTATTGCCTTCCCTACGGTTGGACAAGCATCGCCTGCAGTATCAGCTAATAATGCTATATTAATGGAAGCTTCTACAGGAAGAGTTTTGTTTGAAAAGAATGCATACGAAAGACAATCCATTGCTAGTATTACAAAAATAATGACTGCAATTATAGCAATTGAATCTGGAAAATTGGACAAGAAAGTAACTGCAAGCCGTAAAGCAGTCTATACAGAAGGGTCGTCAATTTATTTAGAGCAAGGGGAAAAAATGACTTTGGAAGACCTTTTATATGGCTTGATGCTTCGCTCTGGTAACGATGCAGCGGTGGCCATTAGTGAGTACGTAGGTGGTAGTGAGGAAGGATTTACTTTTTTGATGAATGAGAAGGCTAAATGGTTAGGGATGAATGACTCTAATTTTATGAATCCACACGGTCTCGATGCAAAAGAGCATTATTCTTCAGCCTACGATATGGCATTACTTACAAAATATGCTATGGGGAATAAAAAATTTAGAGCAATTAGTGGAGAAGAGACTTACTTATCTGATTCGAGAACCTACAGCTGGCGTAATAAAAATAAGTTACTTACACAGTATTACGAATATTGTACAGGGGGCAAAACAGGGTATACCAAAAAAACGGGCAGAACACTTGTCACAACTGCTGAAAAAGATGGGTTGGAGTTAATTGCCGTTACTTTAGATGCTCCAGACGATTGGAATGATCATATTCAATTATTCGAATGGGGCTTTAAAAATTACAAAATGAAGACATTAGAAAAAAAAGGAGAAAAATTATATAAGCTTGATGACATAAATGATCTATCTTCAGGTTATATACGGGATGATTTAGAATACCCACTTACTGAAGATGAAACCAACGAGGTAGTCCAGAAAAACGTGTTGCTTGCTAAAGCCAAACAATCACCTAATCAACCTATAGGTAAGTCGGTATTTTACCTTAATAACCAACCTATACTGCAAGCTGCTGTATATAAAAATCCTAATCGTAGGGAATTAGCCGCAGATCTAAAACTCATGATAGAAAAAGTTATGGGTATGAATTCGTTATGGTAA
- a CDS encoding nucleoside recognition domain-containing protein has protein sequence MVNIIWAFMAIIGIVYAMFNGTMEEVNKALFESAQEAVTLSIGLISVLVFWLGIMKVAEEAGILKFLAKIFRPFVTRLFPEIPKDHPAMGYILSNFTANMFGLGNAATPLGIKAMEQMKQLSGSETASRSMTTFLALNTSSLTIIPTTVIAIRMQYDSVSPTEIVGTTIIATVISSTGAILIDRFFAYRENKK, from the coding sequence ATGGTAAATATAATTTGGGCTTTTATGGCGATAATAGGCATTGTTTATGCAATGTTTAATGGAACAATGGAAGAGGTTAATAAAGCCCTATTTGAAAGTGCTCAGGAGGCAGTAACACTATCGATTGGGCTCATTAGTGTCCTTGTGTTTTGGCTCGGGATTATGAAAGTAGCAGAGGAAGCTGGGATACTAAAATTCTTGGCTAAAATATTTCGCCCATTCGTAACTCGTTTATTTCCGGAAATCCCAAAGGATCATCCTGCGATGGGGTATATTTTAAGTAACTTTACTGCAAATATGTTTGGGTTAGGAAATGCAGCGACACCCTTGGGTATAAAAGCGATGGAACAAATGAAGCAACTAAGCGGTAGCGAAACTGCCTCCCGTTCAATGACAACATTTCTAGCATTAAACACATCAAGTCTCACCATAATACCAACAACTGTCATAGCTATACGAATGCAATATGATTCTGTATCACCAACAGAAATAGTTGGTACAACAATAATTGCCACCGTCATCTCTTCCACGGGAGCTATACTAATTGATCGTTTTTTCGCCTATAGAGAAAACAAAAAATAA
- a CDS encoding spore maturation protein produces MQIITSISTWLIPCFLLLVLLTATLKRVPAYESFVEGGKDGVKMAFSLLPFLVGMIVSISILRSSGVLEAFIGLLAPVLSYMGVPPDIIPLAIVRPISGTAALGMTTELISTHGPDSFIGRLASTMQGSTDTTLYILTVYFGAVGIRKMGYALKVGLLADLLGIIASVIVVKLVFG; encoded by the coding sequence ATGCAGATAATAACCTCTATAAGCACATGGCTTATACCGTGCTTTTTACTTCTGGTTTTGTTAACCGCTACGCTGAAAAGGGTTCCAGCTTATGAATCATTTGTAGAAGGAGGAAAGGATGGTGTCAAGATGGCATTTTCCTTACTTCCTTTTTTAGTAGGTATGATTGTCTCTATTTCAATTTTAAGAAGCTCCGGGGTATTGGAAGCCTTTATTGGCTTACTAGCACCAGTTCTCTCCTATATGGGCGTTCCACCTGATATTATTCCCTTGGCAATTGTCAGACCTATATCAGGGACAGCTGCTTTGGGAATGACTACAGAGCTAATTAGCACGCATGGTCCTGATTCATTTATTGGCAGACTTGCTTCCACGATGCAAGGAAGTACGGATACGACATTATACATTTTAACAGTATACTTTGGAGCTGTCGGTATTCGAAAAATGGGGTACGCTTTAAAAGTTGGACTATTGGCAGATCTTCTTGGTATAATAGCATCAGTGATTGTAGTAAAACTAGTGTTTGGATAA
- a CDS encoding YjcZ family sporulation protein: MSNSYGYGGGFALIVVLFILLIIVGAAWF; encoded by the coding sequence ATGAGTAATAGTTATGGATATGGCGGCGGTTTTGCGCTAATTGTGGTTCTATTTATTCTGTTAATTATCGTTGGGGCAGCTTGGTTCTAA
- the lysA gene encoding diaminopimelate decarboxylase translates to MIIDNHPFKVNELGHLEVGGIDTTYLAQKYGTPLYVYDVKLIRDNCRAFVQTFKNMNVNAKVAYASKAFSSIAMLQVIKQENLCLDVVSEGELYTAIQADFPTEKIHMHGNNKSEEELTMAIENSIGCIVIDNFNEIQLLETLLEKHDKRMDVLLRVTPGIESKTHQYIMTGNEDSKFGFNLNNGQAEKAFCLLHEHPRIHFRGLHCHIGSQIFETDRFLIAVELLFQELNTWKEKHGYTPEVLNLGGGFGIRYTKNDHPIPYEFYVEELVKAVREHSTRMGIPVPEIWLEPGRAIVGNAGITLYTIGSQKNIPGMRDYISINGGMTDNLRPALYQAKYEGVIANKASHPPVKDVSVAGKCCESGDMLIWDLPVPEVNNGDVLAVFSTGAYGYSMANHYNRLPKAAVVFVEDGIEKLVVRRESYTDVTKNDLHYV, encoded by the coding sequence ATGATTATTGATAATCATCCCTTTAAAGTAAATGAACTAGGTCATTTAGAAGTTGGTGGAATAGATACTACTTATTTAGCACAAAAATATGGAACACCTTTATATGTCTATGATGTTAAATTAATCCGTGACAATTGCAGAGCTTTTGTTCAAACATTTAAAAACATGAATGTAAACGCTAAAGTAGCATATGCGAGCAAAGCTTTTTCATCTATTGCGATGCTTCAAGTAATAAAACAGGAAAACCTATGCTTGGATGTTGTCTCGGAAGGTGAATTATATACTGCAATTCAGGCTGATTTCCCTACAGAAAAAATCCATATGCATGGCAATAATAAAAGTGAAGAAGAACTTACAATGGCTATTGAAAATAGCATTGGTTGTATTGTTATAGATAATTTTAATGAAATCCAATTACTGGAAACATTACTCGAAAAGCATGATAAACGAATGGATGTACTTCTTCGGGTAACACCGGGTATTGAATCAAAAACACATCAATATATTATGACTGGAAATGAGGATTCCAAATTTGGCTTTAATTTAAATAATGGACAAGCTGAAAAAGCCTTCTGTTTATTACATGAACACCCTAGGATCCATTTTAGGGGATTGCATTGCCATATCGGGTCACAAATTTTTGAAACTGATCGCTTTTTAATTGCTGTAGAGCTTTTATTTCAGGAGTTAAATACTTGGAAAGAAAAACATGGTTATACCCCAGAAGTATTGAATTTGGGGGGCGGCTTTGGTATTAGATATACGAAAAACGATCACCCTATTCCTTATGAATTCTATGTAGAGGAATTAGTCAAAGCGGTCCGTGAACACTCCACTAGAATGGGAATACCTGTGCCTGAAATTTGGCTTGAGCCCGGAAGAGCTATAGTAGGAAATGCAGGAATCACCCTGTATACAATAGGATCTCAGAAGAATATTCCGGGTATGAGAGATTATATATCAATTAACGGCGGAATGACGGATAATCTGCGTCCAGCGTTGTACCAGGCTAAATATGAAGGAGTTATTGCGAATAAAGCTTCACATCCTCCTGTGAAGGACGTCTCCGTTGCTGGTAAATGTTGTGAATCCGGTGATATGCTAATCTGGGACTTGCCTGTTCCAGAAGTTAATAATGGTGACGTGCTTGCCGTATTTTCTACAGGTGCTTACGGCTATTCCATGGCTAATCATTATAATCGTTTGCCAAAGGCAGCGGTAGTGTTTGTAGAGGATGGAATTGAAAAATTAGTTGTACGTCGAGAAAGCTATACAGATGTTACAAAAAACGATTTACATTACGTTTAA
- the scpB gene encoding SMC-Scp complex subunit ScpB, whose protein sequence is METTEHKAILEGLLFASGDEGITCKQISRILEVSEDYVVHLLEELRFDYESEHRGVSILKSNHQYYMTTKPEHSSYYKKMLETPMLTKLSQAALETLAIIAYRQPITRTEIEDIRGVKSDRPVQTLIARMLIEEVGRREGIGRPVLFATTKEFLTFFGLTSLEDLPPLPEASDSVNVEEDADLFFKQFNEKLSE, encoded by the coding sequence GTGGAAACAACGGAACACAAAGCTATATTAGAAGGTCTCCTTTTCGCAAGTGGGGACGAAGGAATTACATGCAAGCAAATTTCAAGAATATTGGAGGTGTCAGAGGATTATGTTGTTCACTTATTGGAAGAATTGCGTTTTGATTACGAAAGTGAACATAGAGGAGTATCTATTTTGAAATCAAATCACCAGTACTATATGACAACTAAACCAGAGCATAGCTCTTATTACAAAAAGATGCTGGAAACTCCAATGCTTACGAAACTTTCTCAGGCAGCTTTGGAAACACTTGCCATCATTGCATATCGGCAACCGATTACGAGAACAGAGATTGAGGATATAAGAGGGGTTAAAAGTGATCGTCCAGTACAAACATTGATTGCTCGTATGTTAATTGAGGAGGTAGGGAGGAGAGAAGGGATTGGTCGACCAGTGCTTTTTGCAACAACCAAAGAGTTTTTAACATTCTTTGGATTAACTTCTTTAGAAGATCTACCCCCACTTCCAGAGGCCTCAGACTCAGTCAATGTAGAAGAGGATGCAGATCTTTTCTTTAAACAATTTAATGAAAAGTTAAGTGAATGA
- a CDS encoding M50 family metallopeptidase: protein MSIPLLFYLILIAAPVSIVIHELGHALMAIVLKAQKVEVSIGAGKKLWGLSQKSFQLSIYSLYFLGGVVEHEKEHPYKLREVIWISLAGPIMNAIVAFVFYLLYDWIPNDYISLFLLFNIWLAVVNLIPFKIKEKQTDGYTIFKEISKRF, encoded by the coding sequence ATGAGTATACCTTTACTATTTTATCTGATATTAATTGCAGCACCAGTTAGTATTGTAATACATGAACTTGGTCATGCGTTGATGGCTATCGTGTTAAAAGCACAAAAGGTGGAAGTTTCAATCGGAGCTGGAAAAAAACTGTGGGGTCTTTCGCAGAAAAGTTTTCAGCTCTCCATCTATAGCCTTTACTTTTTAGGCGGTGTGGTTGAGCACGAAAAGGAACATCCATATAAATTAAGAGAGGTTATATGGATCAGCTTAGCGGGTCCAATTATGAACGCTATTGTAGCATTTGTTTTTTATTTACTTTATGATTGGATACCGAATGATTATATTTCTCTATTTCTTTTATTTAATATTTGGCTTGCAGTTGTAAATTTAATTCCTTTTAAGATAAAGGAGAAGCAAACGGATGGTTATACCATCTTTAAGGAGATTAGCAAAAGATTTTAG
- a CDS encoding segregation/condensation protein A → MNQAYEVKLDKFEGPLDLLLHLINQYEIDIYDIPVAVITEQYMNYIHTMQRLELNVASEYLVMAATLVAIKSEMLLPKPEIIEETDEYMEDPRAELMERLIEYRKYKEAAEKLREREEELNQVHTRPPSSFEDLLNEPPTLTRGSISVYDMLHALGKMMERKKWKEPLETRISKAEISIEKRMDEIFKQVSRSKKGLLFYELFNVPSKSAIVVTFMALLELMKDNKIYCDQEKHFEALYVYHMEE, encoded by the coding sequence ATGAATCAGGCTTATGAGGTGAAACTCGATAAGTTCGAGGGGCCACTTGATTTACTGTTACATTTAATTAACCAATATGAGATAGATATATATGATATTCCAGTTGCAGTTATCACTGAACAATATATGAACTATATACATACAATGCAACGACTTGAATTGAACGTTGCAAGTGAATACTTGGTAATGGCTGCAACATTGGTGGCTATTAAAAGCGAAATGCTCTTGCCAAAGCCTGAAATAATAGAAGAAACCGATGAGTATATGGAAGACCCAAGGGCTGAACTTATGGAGCGACTTATAGAGTATAGAAAGTACAAAGAGGCTGCAGAAAAACTGAGAGAGAGGGAAGAAGAATTAAATCAGGTACACACACGACCGCCATCTTCATTTGAAGATTTATTAAATGAACCACCAACCTTGACTAGAGGAAGTATTTCTGTGTATGATATGTTGCACGCCCTTGGAAAAATGATGGAAAGAAAGAAGTGGAAAGAACCACTTGAGACTAGAATAAGTAAGGCCGAAATATCGATAGAAAAGCGAATGGACGAGATATTTAAACAAGTCAGCAGATCTAAAAAGGGCCTGTTATTTTATGAATTATTTAACGTTCCATCAAAAAGCGCGATTGTAGTTACCTTTATGGCATTACTGGAACTAATGAAAGATAATAAAATTTATTGTGATCAAGAGAAACATTTTGAAGCTTTATATGTTTATCATATGGAGGAATAA